DNA from Amycolatopsis sp. DSM 110486:
AGGACCTCGGCACCAACAAGAACGCGTTCTGGGTCTTCGACTCGGGTGAAGCGGGTACCGGCGGCAGCGTCGAGGACGCCATCTCGTCGTCGGAGATCGTGGTCAAGCGCCGCTTCCGCCAGCAGCGGCTGGTACCGGCGTTCATGGAGCCGCGCGCGTGCGTGGTCGACCCGACGGGCGCGCAGCTCACGATGTGGTCGGCTACGCAGATCCCGCACATTCTGCGGGTGATGACGGCGCTGACGCTGGGCATCCCGGAGCACAAATTGCGTGTGATCGCCCCCGACGTCGGCGGCGGTTTCGGCGGCAAGATCGGTGTGCTGCCGGAAGAGATGATGACCGTGCTGATCGCGCAGAAACTCGGCAAGCCGGTGAAGTGGAACGAGTCCCGGTCCGAGACGATGGTCACCGCACATCACGGCCGCGACCAGATCCAGGACATCACGATCTCCGCCAACGCCGACGGCACTGTCACGGGGCTCAAGGTCGAACTGCTTGCCGACATGGGCGCCTACAACGGACTCGTCGGTCCCGGGGTGCCGATCCTCGGCGCGTTCATGTTCAACGCCATCTACAAGTTCCCGGCGTACCACTTCGCCTGCACGAACGTGTTCACCACCACGACGATCACCGACGCCTACCGTGGTGCCGGGCGGCCGGAGGCGACGTTCGGGGTCGAGCGGATCATGGACGAGCTCGCCGACGAGCTCGGCATGGACCCGATGGAGCTGCGCGAGAAGAACTGGATCAAGCACGAGGAGTTCCCGTTCACCACGGTGGCCGGGCTGACCTACGACTCGGGCAACTACGAGGCGGCCACCGCGAAGGCCAAGGAGCTCTTCGACTACGACGGCCTGCGGCGCGAGCAGGCGCAGCGACGTGAATCGAACGACCCGGTGCAGCTCGGCATCGGCATCTCCACGTTCACGGAGATGTGCGGCCTCGCGCCGTCGCGGGTGCTCGGCTCGCTGGACTACGGGGCCGGTGGCTGGGAGTACGCGTCGATGCGCATGCTGCCGACCGGCAAGGTCGAGGTCACCAGCGGCGCCTCCGCGCACGGCCAGGGGCACGAGACGGCGTGGAGCCAGATCGTGGCCGACCAGCTGGGCGTCCCGTTCGAGGATGTCGAGATCCTGCACGGCGACACGCAGTCCTCGCACAAGGGCATGGACACCTACGGCTCGCGTTCGCTGGTGGTCGGCGGCGTCGCCGTCATCAAGGCCGCCGAGAAGGTGATCGCGAAGGCCAAGCCGATCGCCGCGCACATGCTCGAGTGCGCCGAGGACGACCTCGAGTTCGCGGGTGGCAAGTTCACCGTGAAGGGCACGGACTCGTCGACGACGCTGCAGGACGTCGCGCTCGCTGTGTTCGCCGCGCACGACCTGCCGGATGGGATCGAGCCGTCACTCGACTCCGACGCCACGTTCGACCCGGAGAACTTCTCGTTCCCGCACGGCACGCACCTGTGCGCGGCCGAAGTGGACACGGAGACGGGCAGCATCAAGCTGCGCTCGTACGTGTGCGTGGACGACGTCGGTGTGGCGGTGAACCCGCTGATCGTCGAAGGCCAGGTGCACGGCGGGCTCGCGCAGGGCATTGCGCAGGCGCTGTTCGAGGAGGCCGTGCACGACGAGAGCGGCACGCTCACCACAGGCACGTTCGCCGACTACCTGCTGCCGTCGGCGGCCGACCTGCCCTCGTTCACGACGGCGCGGACCGAAACGCCGTCGACCACGAACCCGTTGGGCGCCAAGGGCGTCGGCGAGGCGGGCACGATCGCCTCGACGCCGGCGGTGGTCAACGCGGTGATCGACGCCGTGCGCCACTTCGGCGTGAACGACATCGAGATGCCGCTGACGCCGATGCGCGTGTGGCACGCCGTCCAGCACGGAACCACGGACGCCGGGGGAGCCGGCTCGGAGGCCGGTGGCGGCCTCGGTTCGATCGACACCTCCGGAGGTGCCCAGTGATCCCGGCCCCGTTCGAGTACGTGGCTCCGTCCAGTGTCGACGAAGCCGTGCAGGCGCTCGCGGCGGCGGGCGAGGACGCCAAGGTGCTGGCGGGCGGGCAGAGCCTGCTGCCGGTGCTGCGGATGCGCCTCGCCGCGCCGAGCACGATCGTGGACCTCGGCAAGATCGCCGAGCTGCGCGGTGTGCGCGAGGACGGCGAAGCCCTCGTGATCGGCGCGATGACCACGCACTACGACGTGCAGCGCGACGCTTTGGTCGCCGAGCACGCTGCCCTGATCAAGGCGGCGACCGACACCGTGGCCGACCCGCAGGTGCGCCACCGGGGCACGTTCGGCGGCTCCATCGCGCACGCCGACCCGGCGGGCGATCTGCTGGCTCCGGTGCTCGCGCTCGACGCCTCGCTGGTGATCGCCGGGCCCAACGGGCGGCGCACGCTCGGCGCGGCGGAGTTCTTCCAGGACTTCTTCACCACCGCGCTGGCGCCCGACGAGCTGCTCGTCGAGGTGCGGCTGCCCAAGCACACGGGTTGGCGCGCGCACTACGAGAAGTTCAACCGGGTGGCGCAGGCGTGGTCGATGGTCGCCGTCGCGGCCACCGTCCGCACCGAGGGCGGTGTGATCGAGGAGGCCCGCGTGGCGCTCACGAACATGGGCTCGACGCCTGTGCGGGCCGTCGCCGTGGAGCAAGCGTTGGTGGGCGCTTCGGCGAACGCCGACGTGATCCGCGCGGCCGCCGCGCACGCCGCCGACGGCACGAACCCGGCAGCGGACGGCAACTCCGACGTCGAGTACCGGCAGCACCTCGCGCGGGTGCTCACGGGCCGTGCCCTGACGGCTGCTGTCGGAGCCTGATGTCCATGAGGCCCACCTTTCGACCGCCGACGGTCGTAAGGTGGGCCTCATCGGCTTCGGCCGAGACCGGCTTTGATGAAGGAGAGGAGGTCGGCCCGTGCGGCTCGACCACGAATTCACCGTCCCAGCACCCCTCGAGGAGGTCTGGCAGGCCGTCATCGACCCCGAGCGCGTCGCCCCGTGCATGCCGGGGGCAGCGCTCACGAAGGTGGAAGGCGACTCCTTCACAGGCACGGTGAAGGTCAAGCTGGGCCCGATCTCGTTGCTGTACAAGGGCTCCGGCGAGTTCCTCGAAAAGGACGAAGCGGCCAGGAAGGTCGTCATCAAGGCCTCCGGCAAGGACTCCCGCGGCGGCGGCACCGCGGCGGCCACCGTGACGGTGACCCTGAGCTCCGTCGACGGCGGCACCCACGGCGCGGTGGCCAGCGACATCGCGATCACGGGCCGCCCGGCACAGTTCGGGCGCGGCCTGATCTCGGAGGTGGGCGGCAAACTGCTGGACACCTTCGCCGGCAACCTGGCCGACTCACTGCGAACGGACTCCGGAGCGAGTGCTGGTGCTCCTGGTTCAGCCGCGGCGTCGGCCGGCTCGGGCTCGGTTTCGACCGCGCAGGCGGCCGCGGCTGCCCCGGCCGCCGAAGCGGCCGCGAAGGGCGACCTCGCCGAACAATCCGCCGCCGACACCGCCGAAGCCGGCTCACCGGCCTCGAAGCCCCAGCTCCGCAGCGTCTCGTCCGGCGGCTCGACCGGCGAAACCGAACCCATCGACCTCCTGGACTACGCGGGCCAGTCCGTGGCCAAACGCCTCATCCCGGTCGCCGCGGGCGCCGCGGTGCTGTTCGTGGTCTTCATGATCATCCGGGCGCTGCGCCGCCGCTGACCGCCTGGCCTAGCTCGGCTGCTCAACTGGACTCGGCACGGCCGAGTAGCGAGAAGCAGGAAGGTGTAGCCAGGCGCGAGCCGGCGCCGGCGAGGCACTCGGCGTGGCGCCCGGCCACGCAGCCAGGCATAAGCACTCGCGAGCCGAGCCGAGCCGAGCCGAGCCGAGCCGAGCCGGCCACGGCCTGACCCGACCTCAGACCTTGCCCACCCGCTCTACTCTCACCATGTCCGCAGGGCAGAGGACCTCCGGGAATTCCCCCGGTCCGGCGACGGCGGAGGGTTGACCGGCTACCCTGGGCCACCTCGTCGGCCGAAGGGGCGTCACGATGCTGGGAGCGGGTCCCCGGGGCGTCCGGGGTGCGCTGGCGGCGTGGCGGGAGTGGGACGGCCTGCCGTCGCGGTGGGGGATGTGGGTGGTGGCGCGGCGGAGGTGGATCGCGTATGCCGTGGTTTGTGAGCTCGCCGCCGTGACGGCCGTGGTGGTCGGGTTCGCGACCGACTTCGGGGGCACAGTCCAGGTCGGGTGGTTCGCGACGCTCGTCGTGCTGGGTATCGCGCAGGCCGAGATGTCGCGCAGGATCGAGCGGTTGCGGCGGTGGATGAGCGGCCAGACGCACATCAACGTCACCTCCGTCTGGTACCTCGCGGGCGCCTTCCTGTTGCCGCCCGCGTGGGTGGCGTTGCTGGCGCTCGTCCTCTACCTGCACCTGTGGCTGAGGGTCTGGCGCAGCGTGCGTACGCGGCCCGCACACCGGTTCCTCGCCAGCACGGCGTGGGCGATGCTCAGCTGCTTCGCGGCGTCCTCCGTGCTCACCATCGACCACCTCAACGACGCGACCCTCAACACGTGGCACGGCATGCTCGCCCTCGTCGCGGCGGCGGCCGTGTTCGAGGTGGTCAACATGGCGCTGGTCGCCGCCGGGATCTACCTCTACACGGGCAGCCGCCAGGCCGCGGACCTCCTCGGCACGTGGGAGGACAACGCGTTCGAGATCGCCACGCTGTGCCTCGGCGGCCTCGCCTCGCTTGCCCTCGTGGCGCAACCGGTGCTCGTCGTCTTCGTGGTGGCGCCGCTGCTTCTGCTGCACCGCTACCTGCTTCTGAAACAGCAACTG
Protein-coding regions in this window:
- a CDS encoding xanthine dehydrogenase family protein subunit M — protein: MIPAPFEYVAPSSVDEAVQALAAAGEDAKVLAGGQSLLPVLRMRLAAPSTIVDLGKIAELRGVREDGEALVIGAMTTHYDVQRDALVAEHAALIKAATDTVADPQVRHRGTFGGSIAHADPAGDLLAPVLALDASLVIAGPNGRRTLGAAEFFQDFFTTALAPDELLVEVRLPKHTGWRAHYEKFNRVAQAWSMVAVAATVRTEGGVIEEARVALTNMGSTPVRAVAVEQALVGASANADVIRAAAAHAADGTNPAADGNSDVEYRQHLARVLTGRALTAAVGA
- a CDS encoding xanthine dehydrogenase family protein molybdopterin-binding subunit, whose protein sequence is MTATIEPEVGKSRLRKEDERLITGRTRWTDNIVLPGMLHLAVLRSPMAHAKIVSLDVSAAKDSPGVVAVYTAKDLDPDGSIGMPCAWPITPDMKAPRRPVLADGQVNFAGEGIAVVVARSAAEAHDALEAIDVEYDELPVVLDMEAALAEGAPLVHEDLGTNKNAFWVFDSGEAGTGGSVEDAISSSEIVVKRRFRQQRLVPAFMEPRACVVDPTGAQLTMWSATQIPHILRVMTALTLGIPEHKLRVIAPDVGGGFGGKIGVLPEEMMTVLIAQKLGKPVKWNESRSETMVTAHHGRDQIQDITISANADGTVTGLKVELLADMGAYNGLVGPGVPILGAFMFNAIYKFPAYHFACTNVFTTTTITDAYRGAGRPEATFGVERIMDELADELGMDPMELREKNWIKHEEFPFTTVAGLTYDSGNYEAATAKAKELFDYDGLRREQAQRRESNDPVQLGIGISTFTEMCGLAPSRVLGSLDYGAGGWEYASMRMLPTGKVEVTSGASAHGQGHETAWSQIVADQLGVPFEDVEILHGDTQSSHKGMDTYGSRSLVVGGVAVIKAAEKVIAKAKPIAAHMLECAEDDLEFAGGKFTVKGTDSSTTLQDVALAVFAAHDLPDGIEPSLDSDATFDPENFSFPHGTHLCAAEVDTETGSIKLRSYVCVDDVGVAVNPLIVEGQVHGGLAQGIAQALFEEAVHDESGTLTTGTFADYLLPSAADLPSFTTARTETPSTTNPLGAKGVGEAGTIASTPAVVNAVIDAVRHFGVNDIEMPLTPMRVWHAVQHGTTDAGGAGSEAGGGLGSIDTSGGAQ
- a CDS encoding SRPBCC family protein, with protein sequence MRLDHEFTVPAPLEEVWQAVIDPERVAPCMPGAALTKVEGDSFTGTVKVKLGPISLLYKGSGEFLEKDEAARKVVIKASGKDSRGGGTAAATVTVTLSSVDGGTHGAVASDIAITGRPAQFGRGLISEVGGKLLDTFAGNLADSLRTDSGASAGAPGSAAASAGSGSVSTAQAAAAAPAAEAAAKGDLAEQSAADTAEAGSPASKPQLRSVSSGGSTGETEPIDLLDYAGQSVAKRLIPVAAGAAVLFVVFMIIRALRRR
- a CDS encoding diguanylate cyclase encodes the protein MWVVARRRWIAYAVVCELAAVTAVVVGFATDFGGTVQVGWFATLVVLGIAQAEMSRRIERLRRWMSGQTHINVTSVWYLAGAFLLPPAWVALLALVLYLHLWLRVWRSVRTRPAHRFLASTAWAMLSCFAASSVLTIDHLNDATLNTWHGMLALVAAAAVFEVVNMALVAAGIYLYTGSRQAADLLGTWEDNAFEIATLCLGGLASLALVAQPVLVVFVVAPLLLLHRYLLLKQQLQVAAVTDEKTGLLNTAGWHDLATREFTRARRRGPGSEFAVLMIDLDHFKRINDTYGHLTGDEVLAAVAVAIEDAVRQSDTVGRFGGEEFVVLLPATGGTPVLAIAERVRVAVGELGVVVGGTAQVSGLSVSVGVAGYPDAGDTLDQVLRSADAALYRAKDAGRNRVAV